A section of the Flavobacterium ardleyense genome encodes:
- a CDS encoding sigma-70 family RNA polymerase sigma factor has protein sequence MMDHLTSGTEENSLLLKVAAGDSVAFAEIVRQRWQKVLQHALTFVKSYQVAEELTQDVFIQLWEKREKLTDVKSFDNYLFIVSRNLIITHIRKKLVETSTLKEQKLEEMFFKPDEQFAFQELESIIQEGADLLSEPRRSVFLLSRIEGRDSDFISAELGIAKRTVRWHLAEALNFMRTHIHNQYISSILALLFIKV, from the coding sequence ATGATGGATCATTTAACTTCCGGTACAGAAGAGAATTCGCTGTTATTAAAAGTAGCTGCCGGAGATTCTGTGGCTTTTGCCGAAATTGTTAGGCAACGGTGGCAAAAGGTTCTTCAGCATGCGTTGACCTTTGTCAAATCCTACCAAGTTGCAGAAGAACTAACTCAGGATGTTTTTATTCAACTTTGGGAAAAACGCGAAAAACTTACCGATGTAAAAAGTTTTGATAATTATCTCTTTATCGTGAGTCGGAATCTTATTATTACCCACATTCGCAAAAAACTAGTTGAAACTAGTACTCTCAAAGAACAGAAATTAGAAGAAATGTTTTTCAAGCCTGATGAGCAGTTTGCATTCCAGGAGCTAGAAAGCATCATTCAAGAAGGTGCAGATTTGCTGTCTGAGCCACGCAGATCGGTATTTTTACTTAGCCGAATTGAAGGTCGAGATTCAGATTTCATTAGTGCCGAATTGGGAATTGCCAAAAGAACTGTGCGTTGGCATCTTGCCGAGGCGTTAAATTTTATGCGTACTCATATTCATAATCAATACATTTCCAGCATTTTAGCCTTACTGTTTATTAAAGTCTAA
- a CDS encoding ABC transporter ATP-binding protein → MKIAPLLSVENLNIAFASDGKWNSVIHNISYSIQPNEIVGIVGESGSGKSVSSLSIMGLLPAKISKISEGEIIFNNRNVADFTAKHWQNFRGNEVAMIFQEPMSSLNPSTKCGVQVQEILLQHTKLSKSESKTRTIELFEQVKLPDPAQLFEKYPHQISGGQKQRVMIAMAIACKPKLLIADEPTTALDVTVQKEILLLLKELQQETKMSILFISHDLSLVSQIVDKVIVMYKGSIVEQGSKKELFSNPQHQYTKALLSARPSLDVRLNRLPTIKDFLENKIKSEIVSPEERQIRLDKLYSTPPLLEIRNLEKEYFFSAGFLGKTKSFKAVDDVSLKLYEGETLGLVGESGCGKSTLGNAILQLDKATAGQIFYRGQDITNIGKDELKNLRKEIQIIFQDPYSSLNPRIQVGKAIMEPMQVHKLYNDDKERKAKTIEILEQVGLTAEHFDRYPHEFSGGQRQRIGIARTVALQPKMIVCDESVSALDISVQAQVLNLLNDLKDNFGFSYIFISHDLAVVKYMSDQVVVMNKGKIEETADADILYSSPKSVYTQKLIDAIPKGTLDHS, encoded by the coding sequence ATGAAAATTGCTCCTTTATTGTCGGTCGAAAATCTAAATATCGCTTTTGCTTCAGACGGAAAGTGGAATTCGGTAATTCATAATATCAGCTATAGCATTCAGCCAAATGAAATCGTTGGAATTGTGGGTGAATCAGGTTCAGGGAAATCGGTTTCTTCATTGTCAATAATGGGATTGTTGCCCGCAAAAATTTCGAAAATATCGGAAGGAGAAATAATTTTCAATAATAGAAATGTCGCAGATTTTACCGCAAAACACTGGCAGAATTTTCGTGGAAACGAAGTCGCAATGATATTTCAAGAACCAATGAGTTCTTTAAATCCTTCAACAAAATGTGGTGTGCAAGTGCAAGAAATTTTGCTACAGCATACCAAATTATCCAAATCGGAAAGTAAAACGAGAACTATTGAACTTTTTGAACAAGTAAAACTTCCAGATCCAGCACAGCTTTTTGAAAAATATCCACACCAAATTTCTGGCGGGCAAAAGCAACGTGTAATGATTGCAATGGCAATCGCTTGCAAACCAAAACTTCTGATTGCCGACGAACCTACAACGGCATTGGACGTAACCGTTCAGAAAGAAATATTGCTGTTACTCAAAGAGCTGCAGCAGGAAACCAAAATGAGCATCCTCTTTATTTCTCACGATTTGTCTTTAGTTTCTCAAATTGTCGACAAAGTGATTGTGATGTACAAGGGAAGTATTGTTGAGCAAGGAAGTAAAAAAGAATTATTTTCAAATCCTCAACATCAATATACAAAGGCGTTGTTGAGCGCGAGACCTTCGCTTGATGTACGACTTAATCGTCTTCCAACAATAAAAGATTTTCTCGAAAATAAAATCAAATCTGAAATTGTAAGTCCCGAGGAAAGACAAATTCGATTAGACAAATTATACAGTACACCACCATTACTAGAAATTCGAAATCTCGAAAAAGAATACTTTTTTTCGGCAGGATTTCTGGGCAAAACCAAGAGCTTTAAAGCAGTTGATGATGTCAGCCTTAAACTTTATGAAGGTGAAACTCTCGGTTTAGTGGGCGAATCAGGTTGTGGAAAATCAACATTGGGGAATGCAATCTTGCAACTTGATAAAGCAACGGCTGGACAGATTTTTTACCGAGGCCAAGACATTACCAATATCGGAAAAGACGAACTGAAAAATCTTCGAAAGGAAATTCAAATAATTTTTCAAGATCCGTATTCCTCCTTAAATCCCCGAATTCAAGTGGGGAAAGCAATTATGGAACCGATGCAGGTTCATAAATTGTATAATGATGACAAAGAGCGGAAAGCAAAAACTATCGAAATTCTAGAACAAGTAGGACTTACCGCTGAGCATTTTGATAGATATCCCCACGAATTTTCTGGAGGACAAAGGCAACGAATTGGAATTGCAAGAACCGTAGCGCTTCAGCCAAAAATGATTGTTTGTGACGAATCGGTTTCAGCTTTGGATATTTCGGTGCAAGCCCAAGTGCTAAATCTTCTAAATGATTTGAAGGATAATTTTGGCTTTAGCTATATATTTATTTCGCATGATCTTGCTGTAGTCAAATATATGTCAGACCAGGTGGTGGTAATGAATAAAGGAAAAATCGAAGAAACCGCCGACGCTGATATTTTATATTCTAGTCCCAAGAGTGTCTACACTCAAAAACTGATTGATGCAATACCGAAAGGTACTTTAGATCATTCATGA
- a CDS encoding 3'-5' exonuclease, with amino-acid sequence MIEKIKLENILFLDIETVPEVETFSDLDSEMQVLWDHKTHYQRRDEASAEDFYNRAGIWAEFGKIICISVGYFNIKNDIRNFRVTSFFGDEVQILKDFSQLLNDHFSGPQHVLCGHNAKEFDLPFIARRCIIKGIPLPTKLNLVGKKPWEIPHLDTLEMWKFGDYKHFTSLKLLAKILGIPSPKDDIDGSEVAAVFYKEKDIDRIVTYCEKDTLTVAQIFLRMRNEAILIPEEVLSV; translated from the coding sequence ATGATAGAAAAGATAAAACTCGAAAATATATTATTTTTAGATATCGAAACAGTTCCCGAAGTTGAAACTTTTTCAGATTTGGACTCAGAAATGCAAGTTTTGTGGGATCATAAAACGCATTATCAGAGGCGGGACGAGGCTAGTGCAGAAGATTTTTACAATCGCGCAGGAATTTGGGCAGAATTCGGTAAAATAATCTGCATTTCTGTAGGATATTTCAATATCAAAAATGACATCCGAAATTTTAGAGTTACCTCCTTTTTTGGAGATGAGGTTCAAATTCTCAAAGATTTTTCGCAACTTCTCAACGATCATTTTTCTGGTCCACAGCATGTATTATGCGGGCACAACGCCAAGGAATTTGATCTGCCATTTATTGCTCGACGCTGTATTATCAAAGGTATTCCATTGCCTACGAAGCTTAATTTAGTCGGAAAGAAGCCTTGGGAAATCCCGCATCTAGACACTCTCGAAATGTGGAAATTTGGTGACTATAAACACTTTACATCACTCAAGTTATTAGCAAAAATTTTAGGCATACCATCGCCAAAAGATGATATAGATGGCAGTGAAGTCGCCGCAGTTTTTTACAAAGAAAAGGATATCGACCGCATCGTGACCTATTGTGAGAAAGACACCTTGACCGTGGCACAAATTTTTCTCCGAATGCGCAATGAAGCCATATTAATTCCCGAAGAAGTTCTTTCTGTTTAA
- a CDS encoding serine hydrolase domain-containing protein: MKILKYFLIGLVAFFALLIAALYIFKVDYLITAVRITYLNGHKTAFLDDYNYFENRIIEKSKTPQSWPISAKYNSASSSNRLDSLHSKNGTVAYLIIKNDSIQYEHYYDDYNKDSKSNSFSMAKSLVSAALGKAIQEKKIKGLDQLVGDFFPEFSTGKAATLTVGDLSSMSSGLNWDESYYSPFSVTTRAYFDKDLPAIIKNLRVTSEPGKYFIYLSGNTQLLAMVIEKATGKSLATYVSEKFWQPMGAENDALWQTDQKDGIVKAYCCIASDARDFSRFGKLYKQFGKWEGKQILDSAFVAKSITPRFKDAPEYGYGWWLAKYQGKDVFYMRGHLGQYVIVIPEDDIIITRLGHRATPVNGDEHGKDFYIYIEEAYKMLEQMNS, encoded by the coding sequence ATGAAAATTCTCAAATACTTTTTAATTGGCTTAGTTGCCTTTTTCGCATTGCTAATTGCCGCTTTATATATTTTTAAGGTAGACTATCTTATTACCGCAGTTCGAATCACCTATCTTAATGGCCACAAAACAGCATTCTTAGATGATTATAATTATTTCGAAAACCGGATTATAGAGAAGTCAAAAACTCCACAATCCTGGCCAATTTCTGCCAAATACAATTCGGCAAGCAGTAGTAATAGATTAGATTCCCTGCATTCAAAAAATGGAACTGTCGCTTATCTTATCATTAAAAATGACAGTATTCAATACGAACATTATTACGATGATTATAATAAGGATTCTAAGTCAAATTCATTCTCGATGGCCAAAAGTTTGGTCTCGGCAGCTTTGGGAAAAGCGATTCAAGAGAAGAAAATTAAAGGTCTCGATCAACTAGTCGGCGATTTCTTTCCAGAGTTTTCAACTGGAAAAGCAGCTACTCTTACCGTTGGCGACCTGTCATCAATGTCCTCGGGCCTTAATTGGGACGAATCCTATTACAGTCCGTTTTCTGTGACCACGCGAGCCTATTTCGACAAGGATTTACCCGCAATTATTAAGAATTTAAGAGTAACAAGCGAACCTGGAAAATATTTTATTTATTTAAGTGGCAACACACAATTGCTAGCAATGGTCATAGAAAAAGCTACTGGCAAATCCCTTGCAACCTATGTTTCAGAAAAGTTTTGGCAACCAATGGGCGCCGAAAATGACGCGCTTTGGCAAACCGATCAAAAAGATGGAATCGTGAAAGCCTATTGCTGTATAGCATCTGATGCTCGTGATTTTTCACGATTTGGAAAGTTGTACAAACAATTTGGTAAGTGGGAAGGCAAGCAGATACTCGATAGCGCTTTCGTGGCAAAATCGATAACTCCTCGATTTAAAGATGCTCCCGAGTATGGTTATGGGTGGTGGTTGGCAAAATATCAAGGCAAAGATGTCTTTTATATGCGCGGACACCTTGGACAATACGTGATTGTAATTCCCGAAGACGATATTATAATCACCCGTTTAGGACATCGAGCAACGCCTGTAAATGGCGATGAGCACGGCAAGGATTTCTATATTTACATCGAAGAGGCTTATAAAATGCTCGAGCAAATGAACTCGTAA
- a CDS encoding methylated-DNA--[protein]-cysteine S-methyltransferase: protein MKTSVINSPLGFIKIIGNEDGIFYLNFCDSLQESPVVATELQNVVNQLQEYFAGSRREFTVKINPKGTIFQQKVWNLLQHIPYGSILSYSQLAEQYGDPKASRAVASANGKNPILIIIPCHRIISKDGGLGGFSAELWRKEWLLHHEQNCQQEQLF, encoded by the coding sequence ATGAAAACATCTGTGATCAATTCGCCGTTGGGTTTCATTAAGATTATAGGGAATGAGGATGGAATTTTTTATTTAAATTTTTGTGATTCTTTACAAGAATCTCCCGTAGTTGCCACTGAACTTCAAAATGTTGTAAACCAGCTCCAGGAATATTTTGCAGGAAGTAGGAGAGAATTTACAGTTAAAATCAATCCGAAAGGAACAATATTTCAACAAAAGGTGTGGAATTTGCTCCAACATATACCATACGGAAGTATTTTGAGCTATTCTCAGCTTGCTGAACAATACGGCGATCCAAAAGCCAGCCGTGCTGTCGCTTCGGCAAATGGCAAAAACCCTATTCTCATTATTATTCCATGTCACCGCATTATTTCAAAAGATGGTGGACTTGGAGGTTTCTCAGCCGAACTTTGGCGCAAAGAATGGCTGCTACATCACGAACAAAATTGCCAGCAAGAACAATTATTCTAA
- a CDS encoding c-type cytochrome — MKKVIVFASLLMLFACKDKPVQNAETVIYEDEMEMPAEAVADAPDPAAEAALAASGLDPALVEKGKALFSGKGTCIACHQPAEKTIGPSITEIGTIYKKEGASLVAFLKDDAKPIVDPAQYVVMQANLAITKKMSADELASLEAYMLSMAK; from the coding sequence ATGAAAAAAGTAATCGTATTCGCTTCCCTTTTGATGCTTTTTGCCTGTAAAGACAAACCAGTTCAAAATGCAGAAACCGTTATATATGAAGACGAAATGGAGATGCCAGCAGAAGCAGTTGCAGATGCGCCAGATCCCGCTGCCGAAGCGGCTTTAGCTGCATCAGGTTTGGATCCTGCTTTAGTTGAAAAAGGAAAAGCACTCTTCTCTGGAAAAGGAACTTGTATTGCTTGTCACCAACCAGCCGAAAAGACAATCGGACCAAGTATTACTGAAATTGGTACTATTTACAAAAAAGAGGGTGCAAGTCTTGTTGCATTTCTTAAAGATGACGCCAAGCCAATTGTCGATCCAGCTCAATATGTGGTTATGCAAGCCAATTTAGCAATTACAAAAAAAATGAGTGCTGACGAATTAGCGTCTTTGGAAGCATATATGCTTTCAATGGCTAAATAA
- the hemB gene encoding porphobilinogen synthase produces MLHRGRRLRVNESMRSLVRETTLSPSDFMFPMFIAEGENVKIEIPSMPGIFHRSIDLTVQEVKDIFELGIRAVNIYVKADESVKDNTGKEAWNDQGLMQRTIRAIKEACPDMIVMPDVALDPYSMYGHDGIIKNGDVANDVTNDALVKMAVSHAKAGADMVAPSDMMDGRVLRLRQGLDEAGFHNVGIMSYSAKYASAFYGPFRDALDSAPREADIEVPKDKKTYQMDYANRIEAIKEALWDVEEGADMVMVKPGIAYLDIVREVKNAVNVPVTVFHVSGEYAMIKAAAERGWLDHDQIMMEQLMCIKRAGASLISTYFAREAAQFLKDNQK; encoded by the coding sequence ATGCTGCACCGAGGCCGCCGACTACGTGTCAACGAATCTATGCGAAGTCTTGTTCGCGAAACTACATTAAGTCCAAGTGATTTTATGTTTCCGATGTTTATTGCCGAAGGCGAAAACGTCAAAATAGAAATTCCATCAATGCCGGGAATTTTCCATCGATCGATAGATTTGACTGTTCAAGAAGTTAAAGATATTTTCGAATTGGGAATTCGCGCGGTTAATATCTACGTGAAAGCTGATGAGTCTGTTAAAGACAATACCGGAAAAGAAGCTTGGAATGACCAAGGATTGATGCAACGCACCATCAGAGCAATTAAAGAAGCTTGTCCAGATATGATTGTAATGCCTGATGTAGCATTGGATCCGTACTCAATGTACGGACACGACGGAATTATCAAAAATGGGGATGTTGCCAATGATGTTACTAATGACGCATTGGTCAAAATGGCTGTTTCGCACGCAAAAGCGGGAGCAGATATGGTTGCGCCAAGTGACATGATGGATGGTCGCGTTTTGAGATTGCGTCAAGGATTGGATGAAGCAGGTTTCCACAATGTGGGAATTATGAGCTATTCGGCTAAATATGCTTCGGCATTTTATGGTCCTTTCCGCGATGCTTTAGACAGTGCACCACGAGAAGCTGATATCGAAGTTCCAAAAGATAAGAAGACCTACCAAATGGATTATGCAAACCGCATCGAAGCTATTAAAGAAGCTTTGTGGGATGTAGAAGAAGGCGCAGATATGGTGATGGTAAAACCAGGAATTGCGTATCTTGATATTGTTCGCGAAGTAAAAAACGCGGTAAATGTTCCAGTAACTGTTTTTCACGTGTCGGGTGAGTATGCGATGATTAAGGCTGCAGCCGAAAGAGGATGGCTTGATCACGACCAAATTATGATGGAGCAATTGATGTGTATCAAAAGGGCAGGAGCAAGTTTGATCTCAACATATTTTGCTAGAGAAGCGGCACAATTTCTAAAAGATAATCAAAAATAA
- a CDS encoding four helix bundle protein: protein MVDYKKYHVWQRSHQLVLDVYRITSTFPKSEMFTIVPQINRAAISIPTNIAEGCGRETQKELIRFLYISSGSAHEVEYLILLATDLKFINQDESERLLTELLEIKKMLGSLIRKIKSTL from the coding sequence ATGGTAGATTATAAAAAATATCACGTTTGGCAGCGATCACATCAATTAGTTTTGGATGTCTATCGAATTACTTCAACTTTTCCAAAATCGGAAATGTTTACAATTGTTCCGCAAATTAATAGAGCTGCAATTTCCATCCCAACCAATATTGCCGAAGGCTGTGGACGAGAAACTCAAAAAGAATTGATTAGATTCTTATACATATCATCAGGATCAGCACACGAGGTAGAATATTTAATCTTACTAGCAACTGATTTAAAATTTATAAATCAAGACGAGTCAGAGAGATTATTAACTGAGCTTTTAGAAATTAAAAAAATGTTGGGTTCTCTTATTAGAAAGATAAAATCAACATTATAA
- the hemF gene encoding oxygen-dependent coproporphyrinogen oxidase, giving the protein MKDKFYSYILNLQDQICAALEAQDGTAKFREDLWDRPEGGGGRTRVIENGAVFEKGGVNISAVHGKLPDSMQKLFNVGEADFFACGLSLVIHPKNPMVPTVHANWRYFEMYDAEGTVINSWFGGGQDLTPYYLFDEDAVHFHTICKEACDKHNPTFYAKYKKQCDEYFWNAHRHEARGIGGLFFDYLKETPEMSMEAWYNFVTEVGNSFVESYIPIVEKRKNLPSSDANRKWQEVRRGRYVEFNLVHDKGTLFGLKTNGRIESILMSLPPHVQWIYDHHPEVGSEEERLVQVLERPVEWLK; this is encoded by the coding sequence ATGAAAGATAAATTTTATTCATATATATTAAACTTACAAGACCAAATCTGTGCAGCCCTCGAAGCTCAAGATGGAACAGCCAAATTCCGCGAAGATCTTTGGGACAGACCAGAAGGTGGTGGCGGAAGAACTCGAGTAATCGAAAATGGAGCTGTCTTCGAAAAAGGCGGGGTCAATATTTCGGCGGTCCACGGAAAACTTCCGGATAGTATGCAAAAGTTATTTAATGTGGGAGAAGCAGATTTTTTTGCTTGCGGGCTGAGTTTAGTTATTCATCCAAAAAATCCAATGGTGCCAACTGTTCACGCAAACTGGCGCTATTTTGAAATGTATGATGCCGAAGGAACGGTTATCAATAGTTGGTTTGGTGGAGGCCAAGATCTTACGCCTTATTATCTATTTGATGAAGATGCGGTTCATTTTCATACTATTTGTAAAGAAGCTTGCGATAAACACAATCCAACGTTCTACGCAAAATACAAAAAGCAATGTGACGAATATTTCTGGAATGCACATCGACACGAAGCGCGAGGAATCGGTGGGTTATTCTTTGATTATCTAAAAGAAACCCCAGAAATGTCGATGGAAGCTTGGTATAACTTTGTCACAGAAGTTGGAAATAGCTTTGTTGAATCATACATTCCAATTGTTGAAAAGAGAAAAAACTTACCATCATCAGATGCAAATCGCAAATGGCAAGAAGTACGAAGAGGCCGCTATGTCGAATTTAATTTAGTTCACGACAAAGGAACTTTATTTGGTCTTAAAACGAACGGAAGAATCGAGAGTATCTTGATGAGTTTACCGCCGCATGTGCAATGGATTTACGATCATCATCCAGAAGTTGGAAGCGAGGAGGAAAGATTGGTGCAGGTGTTGGAGAGACCGGTGGAGTGGCTCAAATAG
- a CDS encoding BRO-N domain-containing protein, translating into MTKETAIKLFEQNKIRSFWDDEQEKWYFSIVDIVEVLTETDRPRKYWSDLKSKLKKEGSQLSDKIGQLKMEAADGKFYKTDIADTEQLFRLIQSIPSPKAEPFKLWIAQVARERIDEIEDPEIGIDRLMETYLKKGYSKEWVNQRLKSIEVRKDLTDEWDNRGVKKGQEYAILTDEITKAWSGLSVKEYKNHKGLKKENLRDNMSNLELVLNMLAEATTTEISKEKKPETFVENKVIAKQGGTIAGNTRKEIEEKTGKSVVNKLKAIDYLNIKKELE; encoded by the coding sequence ATGACAAAGGAAACAGCGATAAAATTATTTGAGCAGAATAAAATTCGATCATTTTGGGATGATGAGCAAGAGAAATGGTATTTTTCGATTGTTGATATTGTCGAAGTTCTTACTGAAACCGATAGACCAAGAAAATATTGGAGCGACTTAAAATCGAAACTCAAAAAAGAAGGAAGTCAGTTGTCCGATAAAATCGGACAACTGAAAATGGAAGCTGCGGATGGGAAGTTTTATAAAACCGACATTGCTGATACCGAGCAGTTATTTAGACTAATACAATCAATTCCCTCACCTAAAGCAGAGCCATTTAAATTATGGATTGCGCAGGTTGCCCGTGAAAGAATCGACGAAATCGAAGATCCAGAAATAGGTATTGATCGTTTGATGGAAACTTATCTAAAAAAAGGATATTCCAAAGAATGGGTCAATCAGCGGTTGAAAAGTATAGAAGTTCGAAAAGATCTGACGGATGAATGGGATAATAGAGGTGTAAAGAAGGGTCAAGAATATGCGATTTTAACTGATGAAATTACCAAGGCTTGGAGTGGATTATCAGTTAAAGAATATAAAAATCACAAAGGGTTAAAAAAAGAAAATCTGCGTGATAATATGAGTAATCTAGAATTAGTACTCAATATGTTGGCAGAAGCGACAACTACAGAAATTAGCAAAGAAAAGAAGCCAGAGACATTTGTCGAAAATAAAGTTATTGCGAAACAAGGTGGAACAATTGCAGGAAATACTCGTAAAGAAATTGAAGAGAAAACCGGTAAAAGTGTTGTAAATAAATTAAAAGCGATCGACTACCTGAATATTAAAAAAGAATTGGAATAA
- the hemE gene encoding uroporphyrinogen decarboxylase, translated as MIKNDLFLRALKGESVERPPVWMMRQAGRYLPEFMALRDKYDFFTRCRTPEIAAEITVQPIRRIAPDAAILFSDILVIPQAMGLEVLMKEDFGPFVPNPIRTPQDVERVIVPDVHETLQYVFDAIKLTKEMLNDEVPLIGFAGSPWTIMCYAVEGRGSKSFDKAKGFCFQYPEAAHVLLQKITDTTILYLKEKVKSGVNAVQIFDSWGGMLAPADYQEFSWKYINQIIEALADETPVIVFGKGCWFALGEMSKSRASALGVDWTCSPTNARYLTGGNITLQGNFDPSRLMSPIPVIKKMVHEMIDEFGKDKYIVNLGHGILPHIPIDHAKAFIDAVKEYKQ; from the coding sequence ATGATAAAAAACGATTTATTTCTAAGAGCTTTAAAAGGTGAATCTGTCGAAAGACCACCAGTTTGGATGATGCGTCAGGCGGGAAGATATTTGCCAGAATTTATGGCCTTGCGCGATAAATACGATTTCTTTACACGTTGTAGAACACCTGAAATTGCTGCCGAAATTACCGTACAACCTATAAGAAGAATTGCTCCAGATGCAGCGATTTTATTCTCAGATATTCTTGTAATTCCGCAAGCAATGGGACTTGAAGTATTGATGAAAGAAGATTTTGGACCTTTTGTTCCAAATCCAATTCGCACACCTCAAGATGTAGAAAGAGTAATAGTTCCAGATGTTCACGAAACATTACAATACGTTTTTGATGCTATTAAATTGACCAAAGAGATGCTTAACGATGAGGTTCCACTTATCGGATTTGCAGGTTCACCTTGGACAATTATGTGTTATGCTGTAGAAGGAAGAGGTTCAAAAAGTTTTGATAAAGCAAAAGGATTTTGTTTTCAATATCCAGAAGCTGCACACGTTTTACTTCAAAAAATTACCGATACCACAATTCTTTACCTAAAAGAAAAAGTAAAATCTGGTGTAAATGCAGTTCAGATTTTTGATTCTTGGGGCGGAATGTTAGCTCCAGCTGATTACCAAGAATTCTCTTGGAAATATATCAATCAGATTATCGAAGCGTTGGCAGATGAAACTCCGGTAATCGTTTTCGGAAAAGGATGTTGGTTTGCACTTGGCGAAATGTCAAAAAGCCGCGCCTCTGCACTTGGAGTAGATTGGACTTGTTCTCCAACAAACGCTAGATACTTGACAGGTGGAAACATCACTTTGCAAGGAAATTTTGACCCTTCAAGACTAATGTCTCCAATTCCTGTGATCAAGAAAATGGTTCACGAAATGATTGACGAATTCGGAAAAGACAAATACATCGTAAATCTAGGGCACGGAATTCTACCTCATATTCCAATAGACCACGCCAAAGCATTTATTGATGCAGTAAAAGAATATAAGCAGTAA
- a CDS encoding uroporphyrinogen-III synthase: protein MHDTVRVLSTKILRPNQKQFLLNAGLTVVEANFISIEYYAVEIKDTNENLIFTSQNSVTSVLKTSKVGDLKSKPVFCVGIKTKDLLEKNGFEVLEFTNYAAELVEILGSKYSDRKYTFFSGNLRHETIPQGLKDHNISYNEIEVYKTVLSPQMIQSSAEAILFFSPSGVDSYLMENSLEKDQQYFCIGRTTSQALINRYVSEDQIHIATVQTVENTIIQVLNYYKTSKSL, encoded by the coding sequence ATGCACGATACAGTTCGAGTTTTATCCACAAAAATATTACGACCCAATCAGAAGCAGTTTCTGCTGAATGCTGGGCTGACAGTGGTTGAAGCCAATTTTATTAGCATCGAATATTATGCGGTTGAAATTAAAGACACAAACGAGAATCTAATTTTCACTAGTCAAAATTCGGTAACTTCAGTTTTAAAAACTTCGAAAGTGGGGGATTTAAAGTCTAAACCAGTTTTTTGTGTTGGAATTAAAACCAAAGATTTATTAGAGAAAAATGGTTTTGAAGTGTTGGAATTTACCAATTATGCTGCGGAACTTGTAGAAATTCTCGGTTCGAAATATTCGGATAGAAAATATACTTTTTTCTCTGGAAATTTAAGACACGAAACGATTCCTCAAGGTCTCAAGGATCATAATATCAGCTATAACGAAATTGAAGTTTATAAAACGGTTTTGTCGCCACAAATGATCCAATCTTCGGCGGAAGCTATATTATTTTTCAGTCCAAGTGGAGTAGATAGTTATTTAATGGAAAATTCTTTGGAGAAAGATCAGCAGTATTTCTGCATTGGCAGAACGACTTCCCAAGCGCTAATTAATCGATATGTTTCAGAAGATCAGATTCATATTGCAACTGTTCAAACGGTTGAGAATACAATTATTCAGGTTCTAAATTATTATAAAACATCTAAATCACTTTAG